One genomic window of Methanocalculus alkaliphilus includes the following:
- a CDS encoding cache domain-containing protein, whose translation MKYWCYGICLLLILACGCVAEEERGEAGELREYLLAAASYAEMNGKDAALAEFGRRDGAFTYDGRYVYAYDDDCILLAHPYEEASVGLNRSGWTDSRGLPVIRIGSDVAQAGGGYITYLYPRPGDAGIDEAAFSTYELKLGYVLSAGEGWWIGSGVALADITQGEGYPPVIRDMVALVEDGAAYAEHEGTGAARAAISDPAGRFVTGDGHYLYAYQYDGTLVAHPHLPELIGSNLIDREDQYGMRMIESLATTARDGGGFVVFIWPNPEEGNRDELKIGYVMAVDDDWWLGSGVYLSEVTGEYTPIPA comes from the coding sequence ATGAAATACTGGTGCTATGGTATCTGCCTTCTTCTGATCCTTGCCTGCGGGTGTGTCGCAGAGGAGGAGAGGGGGGAAGCCGGAGAACTTCGGGAGTATCTCCTTGCTGCCGCCTCCTATGCGGAGATGAACGGGAAGGATGCGGCTCTTGCCGAATTCGGGAGGCGGGATGGTGCGTTCACGTATGATGGACGGTATGTCTATGCCTATGATGACGACTGTATCCTCCTTGCCCACCCGTATGAGGAGGCGAGCGTCGGGCTGAATCGCTCCGGGTGGACGGACAGCCGGGGGCTCCCGGTGATCCGGATCGGATCTGATGTTGCACAGGCGGGAGGCGGCTATATCACGTACCTTTATCCACGGCCAGGGGATGCCGGGATCGATGAGGCGGCCTTCTCAACCTATGAGCTGAAGCTCGGCTATGTCCTTTCCGCAGGCGAAGGATGGTGGATCGGATCCGGGGTTGCTCTTGCCGATATCACCCAGGGCGAGGGCTATCCCCCGGTGATCCGGGATATGGTGGCACTGGTCGAGGACGGGGCCGCCTATGCTGAGCATGAAGGGACCGGGGCGGCCCGTGCGGCCATCTCTGATCCCGCCGGCCGGTTCGTAACAGGCGACGGCCACTACCTCTATGCCTACCAGTACGATGGGACGCTGGTCGCCCACCCCCATCTGCCGGAGCTGATCGGGTCAAACCTCATCGACCGCGAGGACCAGTATGGGATGCGGATGATCGAGAGCCTTGCGACGACGGCCCGGGATGGTGGCGGGTTCGTCGTCTTCATCTGGCCAAATCCTGAGGAAGGGAACCGCGATGAGCTGAAGATCGGGTATGTGATGGCGGTGGATGATGACTGGTGGCTCGGGTCCGGGGTGTACCTGAGTGAGGTGACGGGGGAGTATACCCCGATTCCGGCATGA